One Coccinella septempunctata chromosome 1, icCocSept1.1, whole genome shotgun sequence DNA window includes the following coding sequences:
- the LOC123308269 gene encoding transcription initiation protein SPT3 homolog codes for MEQQKPKVTFTNEISRMMFGFGDSCSPNPETVQLVENITLDQLRTIVREALKYSADGKTLKGEELIFLMRHDKYKMRRFVKYLHNKVLKNIQTSNLAEIDLDVKPKGYLMEFIQKIDETGEFTDLTEMDEVKHQRDLRADRISQALDEEQYLEFCKARTTSFCSKHITMRNLERLKNWIDSDPNSQIVFRLEALEVLAYLAYQTVAEIVDYALLVRMDANGGHDPLKHIAGSYYSATMFSYAHKFGASNFDHSRVYSGQAAITVNEIKEVMRRVRSPQAGVLNFGGKPPETRYCFAL; via the coding sequence ATGGAGCAGCAGAAACCAAAAGTAACGTTTACTAATGAGATATCTAGAATGATGTTTGGATTTGGTGATAGTTGCAGTCCAAATCCAGAAACGGTTCAACTGGTAGAAAATATAACTCTGGACCAACTTCGCACTATAGTTCGAGAAGCATTAAAGTATTCTGCAGATGGAAAAACTTTGAAAGgtgaagaattaatttttttgatgagACATGATAAGTACAAAATGAGAAGATTCGTGAAATATTTGCACAATAAAgttttaaaaaatattcaaacaagCAATCTGGCAGAGATAGACTTGGATGTGAAACCCAAAGGATATTTGATGgaattcattcaaaaaatagATGAAACTGGAGAATTCACAGATCTGactgaaatggatgaagttaAACATCAAAGAGATTTAAGAGCTGATAGAATTTCACAAGCATTAGATGAAGAACAATATTTAGAGTTCTGTAAGGCACGCACCACATCTTTTTGTAGTAAACATATCACTATGAGGAACTTGGAGAGGCTGAAAAACTGGATTGACTCTGATCCTAATAGTCAAATTGTGTTTCGACTTGAGGCTTTGGAAGTCCTTGCCTATTTGGCTTATCAAACTGTGGCTGAAATAGTGGATTATGCTTTGCTGGTGAGAATGGACGCAAATGGTGGTCATGACCCATTAAAACATATAGCTGGTTCATATTATTCTGCAACAATGTTTAGTTATGCTCACAAATTTGGAGCATCAAACTTTGACCATAGCAGAGTATATAGTGGTCAAGCAGCAATTACAGTTAATGAAATAAAAGAAGTTATGAGAAGAGTTCGATCACCTCAAGCAGGTGTTTTAAACTTTGGTGGAAAACCTCCTGAAACTCGTTACTGTTTTGCACTATAG